One Candidatus Sulfurimonas baltica DNA segment encodes these proteins:
- a CDS encoding lysophospholipid acyltransferase family protein: MTLNQIKMAIYSIIVTNYYGFKLTKIDNSIDRKKTRIDYANKILDKLNIKIKVINEEKIPKDGQYLLTSNHRTIIDPLIVELATKNSTIFGHWIAKKELYNSVFFGKFTRNGGTILLDREASQMSGFFKDIKACVKDGNSIYIFPEGTRNKTDAPIAEFKEGAQIIAIKNRLPILPVFIRTKANDILMDAVKNPKEQRTIEIEIGDLIDYKDRTLSFEEAYKKQFNIES; the protein is encoded by the coding sequence TTGACACTCAACCAAATAAAAATGGCAATATATTCAATAATTGTTACAAACTACTATGGTTTTAAACTTACAAAAATAGACAATTCTATAGATAGAAAAAAAACACGTATAGATTATGCAAATAAAATATTAGACAAGTTAAATATTAAAATAAAAGTTATAAATGAAGAGAAGATTCCTAAAGACGGACAGTATCTTCTAACTTCAAACCATAGGACTATCATAGACCCTCTAATCGTTGAGCTCGCTACTAAAAACAGCACTATTTTTGGTCACTGGATAGCTAAAAAAGAGCTGTACAATTCAGTTTTTTTTGGTAAGTTTACCAGAAATGGTGGAACAATCCTGCTTGACCGAGAGGCCTCTCAAATGAGTGGTTTTTTCAAAGATATAAAAGCTTGTGTTAAAGATGGAAACTCTATTTATATTTTTCCTGAGGGGACTAGAAATAAAACAGATGCACCAATAGCAGAGTTTAAAGAGGGCGCTCAAATAATAGCAATCAAAAATAGACTCCCGATTCTCCCTGTTTTTATACGTACAAAAGCAAATGATATACTTATGGATGCTGTAAAAAATCCAAAAGAACAACGTACTATTGAGATAGAGATAGGTGATTTGATAGACTACAAAGATAGAACCTTGTCATTTGAAGAAGCTTATAAAAAACAGTTTAATATAGAGTCATAA
- a CDS encoding ArsR/SmtB family transcription factor: MDIFLNTISSINDKTRVEILQFIAQNGEVCVCDIENSFNMIQSRISRHLKILKDGGFLKVDRRGRWAFYSIKSPMDEFRQSILKEISFSDIEVPKLNKGCKNG; this comes from the coding sequence ATGGATATATTTCTCAATACTATAAGCTCCATAAATGACAAAACCAGAGTTGAAATTTTGCAATTTATAGCACAAAACGGTGAAGTGTGTGTTTGTGACATTGAAAACTCATTCAACATGATTCAATCTCGCATATCAAGACATCTAAAGATTTTAAAAGATGGTGGCTTTTTAAAAGTGGATAGGCGTGGAAGATGGGCATTTTACAGTATAAAAAGTCCAATGGATGAGTTTAGACAATCAATCTTAAAAGAGATTAGTTTTTCAGATATAGAAGTTCCTAAATTAAACAAAGGGTGTAAAAATGGATAA
- a CDS encoding CvfB family protein: MKQDYFLELGKINTLVIDRLTTPGAYMMAQDGNDVLLPGPYLTNDMKEGDLLEVFIYNDSEDRLVCTTLTPIAKLDEFAFFECVDVAPFGAFMNWGLSKDLLVPNMFQKTPFKVGDRRYLRVVYDERTHRLVGTEKLGDFFERRVKGIKPNQEVKISVISKTPLGFKCIVEGKYEGLIYHTDVFEDIKLGHEGTAFVKTIRGDGNIDLNLRKPGAKQSGGSSDKVLALIKENNGSMPYNYKSDADLIKSIFGLSKKDFKRSLTTLVDAGKIEVKDTGIYLKD, translated from the coding sequence ATGAAACAAGACTACTTCCTAGAACTAGGAAAAATAAACACACTCGTAATCGACAGACTTACAACACCTGGTGCATATATGATGGCACAAGATGGCAACGATGTCCTACTCCCTGGACCATACTTAACAAACGACATGAAAGAGGGCGACCTTCTTGAGGTTTTTATTTATAATGACTCAGAAGATAGGCTAGTATGCACAACACTTACCCCAATAGCTAAACTAGATGAATTTGCTTTTTTTGAGTGCGTGGATGTAGCTCCTTTTGGTGCATTTATGAACTGGGGTCTGAGTAAAGATTTACTTGTTCCGAATATGTTTCAAAAAACTCCTTTTAAAGTTGGAGACAGAAGATACTTAAGAGTTGTTTATGATGAGAGAACTCACCGTTTAGTTGGAACTGAAAAACTAGGTGACTTTTTTGAGCGAAGAGTAAAAGGTATAAAGCCTAATCAAGAAGTAAAAATTTCTGTTATCTCTAAAACACCACTTGGATTTAAGTGTATTGTTGAAGGTAAGTATGAAGGTTTGATTTATCACACTGATGTATTTGAAGATATTAAACTCGGTCACGAAGGGACGGCTTTTGTAAAGACAATTAGAGGAGATGGAAACATTGACCTTAACCTTCGTAAGCCTGGAGCAAAACAAAGTGGTGGTTCTTCAGATAAAGTTTTAGCACTTATTAAAGAGAACAACGGGAGTATGCCTTACAACTATAAAAGTGATGCAGATCTTATCAAAAGTATTTTTGGCTTAAGTAAAAAAGATTTTAAACGCTCGCTTACAACACTAGTTGATGCTGGTAAAATAGAGGTAAAAGATACCGGGATATACCTAAAGGACTAA
- the rpsM gene encoding 30S ribosomal protein S13, translated as MARISGVDLPKKKRVEYGLTYVYGIGLHASRLILDATGIDYNKRIFELSQEDIAAITNEIRENHMVEGDLRKKVAMDIKALMDLGSYRGLRHRRGLPCRGQKTKTNARTRKGKRKTVGAA; from the coding sequence ATGGCTCGTATTTCTGGTGTTGATTTACCTAAAAAGAAAAGAGTAGAGTATGGTCTAACATACGTCTACGGTATTGGTTTACATGCATCTCGTCTAATTTTAGACGCGACAGGTATAGACTATAACAAGAGAATATTTGAACTTTCTCAAGAGGATATAGCAGCGATTACTAATGAAATCCGTGAAAACCATATGGTTGAGGGTGATTTACGTAAAAAAGTTGCTATGGATATTAAGGCACTTATGGATTTAGGTTCATACCGTGGTCTTCGTCACCGTCGTGGTCTTCCATGTCGTGGTCAAAAAACAAAGACAAATGCGCGTACTCGTAAGGGTAAACGTAAAACTGTCGGCGCAGCGTAA
- the pyk gene encoding pyruvate kinase, translating into MKKRTKILATVGPASDSLEKIEALVRAGVNVFRLNFSHGTYEYHLGVLNKIRQVMQSTGLIVGVLQDISGPKIRIGELEDNFELQEGNTIIFHKDTIVGRCIDIGRYEVSINYPEILTQLHVGDYIYLYDGIIRTKVIACSAENIEVIVENNGTLSSKKGVNFPNTELGIDILTKKDRADIEWGVKNDVDFMAISFVQNAIDMINAREIVKKHGGNQMLIAKIEKFDAIKNIDAILEASDGLMVARGDLGIEVPFYEVPNLQKMLIHKANLAAKPVITATQMLLSMTHSERATRAEISDIANAVLDGTDAVMLSEESAVGNHPVLAVRTMFETIRETEKSYAYHRVYNQKHDDVTNAIDESAVKLAKDLEVDAIFAVTATGGSARSLSKYRPKSTIYAVTHDDRVRQQLTLSWGIIPAFSVENISIGRTIKDIMQKGLDDKILDLKKSYILTAGDPVGGTGSTNTIRFLREHEMEFFRTLEI; encoded by the coding sequence GTGAAAAAACGAACTAAAATATTAGCTACTGTTGGTCCGGCATCTGACAGTTTGGAAAAAATAGAAGCATTGGTGCGTGCAGGTGTAAATGTTTTTAGATTAAATTTCAGTCATGGGACGTACGAGTACCATTTGGGTGTTTTAAATAAAATCAGACAGGTGATGCAAAGCACAGGGCTGATTGTAGGGGTACTTCAAGATATTAGCGGACCAAAAATCCGTATAGGAGAGCTTGAGGACAACTTTGAACTTCAAGAGGGAAACACAATAATTTTTCATAAAGATACCATTGTTGGCAGATGTATTGACATTGGCAGATATGAAGTCTCTATAAATTATCCTGAAATTTTAACACAGCTACATGTAGGGGATTACATCTATCTTTACGATGGTATTATCAGAACAAAAGTTATTGCATGTAGTGCTGAAAATATTGAAGTAATAGTTGAAAACAATGGAACTCTCTCGTCAAAAAAAGGTGTTAATTTCCCAAATACTGAACTCGGAATAGACATACTAACAAAAAAAGATAGAGCAGACATTGAGTGGGGTGTAAAAAACGATGTAGATTTTATGGCCATCTCCTTTGTTCAAAATGCGATAGATATGATAAACGCAAGAGAGATTGTTAAAAAGCATGGTGGCAATCAGATGCTTATAGCAAAAATAGAGAAGTTTGATGCAATAAAAAATATTGATGCAATACTCGAAGCTTCTGATGGTTTAATGGTTGCACGCGGTGACTTAGGTATAGAAGTTCCTTTTTATGAAGTGCCTAACCTTCAAAAAATGCTGATTCACAAAGCAAACTTAGCAGCAAAACCGGTTATAACTGCTACTCAGATGTTACTCTCAATGACACACAGCGAGAGAGCTACAAGAGCGGAGATAAGTGACATTGCAAATGCAGTTCTTGATGGAACAGATGCAGTAATGCTCTCAGAAGAGAGCGCAGTTGGGAATCATCCTGTGTTGGCAGTAAGAACAATGTTTGAGACAATCAGAGAGACCGAAAAATCTTATGCTTATCACAGAGTATATAATCAAAAACATGATGATGTTACAAATGCCATAGATGAATCTGCTGTAAAATTAGCAAAAGATTTAGAAGTAGATGCTATATTTGCTGTGACTGCAACAGGTGGTTCAGCAAGGAGTTTGTCAAAATATAGACCTAAATCAACTATTTATGCTGTGACACACGATGACAGAGTTAGGCAGCAGCTTACACTCTCTTGGGGCATTATTCCTGCTTTTTCAGTAGAAAATATATCAATAGGCAGAACTATTAAAGATATTATGCAAAAAGGTTTAGACGATAAAATATTAGACCTTAAAAAAAGCTATATACTCACTGCCGGAGACCCTGTGGGCGGCACCGGCTCAACCAATACAATCCGTTTTTTAAGAGAGCATGAGATGGAGTTTTTCAGAACACTAGAGATTTAG
- the rpsD gene encoding 30S ribosomal protein S4 yields MARYRGPVEKIERRFGVCLNLKGERRLAGKSALEKRPYGPGQHGQRRKKVSEYGLQLNEKQKAKFMYGVSEKQFRALFVEAKRREGNTGTNLITLIEQRLDNVVYRMGFASTRRFARQLVTHGHFLVDGKKLDIPSYRVRPGQKIEVRESSKTNVQIVRAIELTNQTGLAPWVDIDAEKVFGIFTRLPEREEVVIPVEERLIVELYSK; encoded by the coding sequence ATGGCAAGATATAGAGGTCCAGTAGAAAAAATCGAAAGAAGATTTGGTGTATGTTTAAACCTTAAAGGTGAGCGTCGCTTAGCAGGTAAATCTGCATTAGAAAAACGTCCTTATGGTCCTGGTCAACATGGTCAGCGTCGTAAGAAAGTTTCTGAGTATGGTTTACAATTAAATGAAAAGCAAAAAGCAAAATTCATGTATGGTGTTTCTGAGAAGCAATTCCGCGCACTATTCGTTGAAGCTAAAAGAAGAGAAGGTAATACAGGTACAAACCTTATTACTCTAATTGAACAAAGACTAGATAACGTTGTTTATCGTATGGGATTTGCTTCAACTCGTCGTTTTGCTCGTCAACTTGTTACTCATGGTCACTTTTTAGTAGATGGCAAAAAACTTGATATTCCTTCTTACCGTGTTAGACCTGGTCAGAAAATAGAAGTTCGTGAGAGCAGCAAAACTAATGTTCAAATCGTTCGTGCAATCGAATTAACTAACCAAACTGGTTTAGCTCCATGGGTTGACATCGATGCTGAAAAAGTATTTGGTATATTTACTCGTTTACCTGAGCGTGAAGAAGTTGTTATCCCTGTAGAAGAGCGTTTAATCGTTGAACTTTACTCGAAATAA
- a CDS encoding arsenate reductase ArsC, with protein MDKKVLILCTGNSCRSIIAEAVLNKYLDGVEAYSSGVKASGKVNPNAKKVLQEDGSWDDKYHSKTLDKVLHVDFDLVVTVCDNAMESCPVFPKNTKVIHVGYEDPDGKNYSAFLKTLKLIKMELTPIVRMELGL; from the coding sequence ATGGATAAAAAAGTTCTTATATTGTGTACAGGAAATAGTTGTCGCTCTATCATTGCAGAAGCTGTACTGAACAAATACCTTGATGGTGTTGAGGCATACAGTTCTGGTGTAAAAGCAAGCGGAAAAGTAAACCCAAATGCGAAAAAAGTCTTGCAAGAGGATGGCTCTTGGGATGATAAATACCACTCAAAAACTTTAGACAAAGTTCTACATGTAGATTTTGATTTAGTAGTGACTGTTTGCGATAATGCGATGGAGTCTTGTCCTGTGTTTCCAAAAAATACAAAAGTTATACATGTAGGTTACGAAGACCCAGATGGAAAAAACTACTCAGCATTTCTTAAAACTCTAAAACTAATAAAGATGGAATTAACTCCAATTGTTAGAATGGAACTTGGTCTGTAA
- a CDS encoding SPL family radical SAM protein — translation MNSYLDKFNVSINNTIYSKLPLSSREFIKNKSIEHKFTFSEIKQIVDIARDLDMWNEKSIIDIFPIHEQKKVVFARLKKAYENLRHKPNSYENFELKNIPKEQKYTFKTEAKDGFGLGLCPVASEKTRCCNLLTLDAVESCGFDCSYCSIQSFYNQNTITFDSNFTTKLKNLNLEKNKTYHIGTGQASDSLMWGNREGILGALFEFARNNPNVILEFKTKSDNIKYFLENDVPKNILCTWSLNTPTIIRNEEHLAASLDKRINAARRVADKGVKVGFHFHPIVEYENYLDEYKSVYDRLIKEFKTSEVALVSFGTLTFIKPVIKQLREREFKSKITQMPFEDASGKSSYPHVTKVEMFKHAYESFSTWHKDVFFYLCMEEHKMWSETFDYQYSTNNDFEKAMLSSYSKKLDMEFLL, via the coding sequence ATGAATTCATATTTAGATAAATTTAATGTCTCTATCAATAACACCATTTATTCAAAACTTCCACTCTCTAGTCGGGAATTTATTAAGAATAAATCTATAGAGCATAAGTTCACATTTTCTGAGATAAAGCAAATTGTTGATATAGCTAGAGATCTTGATATGTGGAATGAGAAAAGTATTATAGATATATTTCCTATACATGAACAAAAAAAAGTGGTTTTCGCCAGACTAAAAAAAGCTTATGAAAATCTTCGACATAAGCCGAACTCTTATGAAAACTTTGAGCTGAAAAATATACCAAAAGAGCAGAAATATACTTTTAAGACAGAAGCCAAAGATGGTTTTGGACTTGGTCTTTGTCCAGTTGCAAGTGAAAAAACAAGGTGTTGCAATCTCTTAACACTTGATGCAGTAGAGAGTTGTGGATTTGACTGCTCTTACTGCTCTATACAATCTTTTTATAACCAAAACACAATTACCTTTGACAGCAATTTTACCACTAAACTGAAAAATCTAAATCTTGAAAAAAACAAAACCTACCATATAGGGACAGGTCAAGCATCTGATTCACTTATGTGGGGAAACCGCGAGGGTATTTTAGGTGCCCTCTTTGAATTCGCTAGAAATAATCCAAACGTAATCTTGGAGTTTAAGACAAAATCTGACAATATCAAGTACTTCCTAGAAAACGACGTACCAAAAAACATACTCTGTACTTGGTCGCTTAACACTCCAACAATTATACGCAATGAAGAGCATCTGGCAGCTTCACTTGATAAGCGGATAAATGCAGCTAGAAGAGTGGCGGACAAAGGTGTAAAAGTCGGTTTTCACTTTCACCCTATTGTGGAGTATGAAAACTACCTTGATGAGTATAAGAGTGTTTATGATAGACTTATTAAGGAGTTTAAGACAAGTGAAGTTGCACTTGTGAGTTTTGGCACACTTACTTTTATAAAACCAGTCATTAAACAGCTTAGAGAGAGGGAGTTTAAAAGTAAGATAACTCAGATGCCTTTTGAAGATGCCAGCGGGAAAAGTTCGTACCCACATGTAACAAAAGTGGAGATGTTTAAGCACGCTTATGAGAGTTTTAGCACGTGGCACAAAGATGTTTTCTTTTATCTCTGTATGGAAGAGCATAAGATGTGGAGTGAAACATTTGATTATCAATACTCAACTAACAACGATTTTGAGAAAGCTATGCTTAGTTCTTACAGCAAAAAACTAGATATGGAGTTTTTATTATGA
- the rpmJ gene encoding 50S ribosomal protein L36, which produces MKVRASVKKMCDDCKVIKRKGIVRVICKVKKHKQRQG; this is translated from the coding sequence ATGAAAGTACGTGCTTCGGTTAAGAAGATGTGTGATGATTGTAAAGTTATCAAGAGAAAAGGCATTGTAAGAGTAATCTGCAAAGTTAAAAAACATAAACAGAGACAAGGATAA
- a CDS encoding type II toxin-antitoxin system HipA family toxin, with protein MKKLNKNEEIILDYISKKNEIAISELVEDTSIQKRTAQRALKSLTELKLIEALGTTKNRIYRRVFNTDDISEKLIVFSSGVMVGELHYGTGEYTFEYDDKYKGEELEGLKKGVISSSAELFTYFENLIPEYERRDRLLGDKEDIAWVLEGLKNAHGALDFIPKYKLFEYKPNYGKRENWISVKNKILSENKFPNLIVADIQIDDDILDATSNTEHSDLSGYQTKVDIDIDFEKKVIVESNSAEYILKPRNKNKSNYFNVDEDGKKRHYPYIAINEHLFMSFAKNELGFDVPYSGIIKAKDRDYHYITKRFDRIGGLKYNQVDFAQILGVKSADKYKSSSEELFEALNKKLSSNEAKLEAIRFYYYSYLIKHADLHLKNIGAFEIGMKKYILTPLYDLISVGIYNGDSWDLGLGMKTPYKKPKNWKLDEFYKLAKILNISQLRFKKEAREITEIFIKKMPKYIKMLEEFETQHPLPMQKTRANSNIDFSTRVKNIFQERIIRLKKLGIIEELELVEVAGGLLAVQK; from the coding sequence TTGAAAAAGCTAAATAAAAATGAAGAGATTATATTAGATTATATATCAAAAAAGAATGAAATAGCTATTAGTGAGCTAGTAGAAGATACGTCTATCCAAAAGAGAACAGCGCAACGTGCATTAAAAAGTTTAACAGAACTTAAATTAATAGAAGCATTAGGCACAACAAAAAATAGAATTTATAGAAGAGTTTTTAACACTGATGATATATCAGAAAAGTTAATTGTTTTTAGTAGTGGCGTCATGGTTGGAGAGCTACACTATGGTACTGGAGAGTACACTTTTGAATATGACGATAAATACAAAGGTGAAGAGTTAGAGGGTCTTAAAAAAGGAGTTATAAGTAGTTCAGCAGAACTTTTTACATACTTTGAAAACCTTATCCCTGAGTATGAAAGAAGAGATAGACTACTTGGAGATAAAGAGGATATAGCTTGGGTATTAGAGGGGTTGAAAAACGCACATGGTGCTTTAGATTTTATACCAAAATACAAATTATTTGAATATAAACCCAATTATGGAAAAAGAGAAAACTGGATAAGTGTTAAGAATAAAATATTGTCTGAAAATAAGTTTCCTAATCTGATTGTCGCTGATATTCAAATTGACGATGATATATTGGATGCTACTTCAAACACAGAACATTCAGACCTTAGCGGTTATCAGACTAAAGTTGATATTGATATAGACTTTGAGAAAAAAGTGATTGTTGAGTCTAATAGTGCAGAGTATATCCTAAAGCCTAGAAACAAAAATAAAAGCAACTACTTTAATGTTGATGAGGATGGCAAGAAACGACACTATCCATATATAGCGATAAATGAACACCTGTTTATGAGCTTTGCCAAGAATGAACTCGGTTTTGATGTTCCTTATAGCGGGATTATAAAAGCTAAGGACAGAGACTATCATTATATTACAAAACGATTTGATAGAATTGGCGGACTAAAATATAATCAAGTTGATTTTGCACAGATACTTGGTGTAAAGAGTGCTGATAAGTATAAGAGCAGTAGTGAAGAGCTGTTTGAAGCTCTCAATAAAAAGTTATCATCAAATGAAGCAAAGCTTGAGGCAATCAGGTTTTATTATTATAGTTATCTGATTAAACATGCTGATTTGCATCTGAAAAATATTGGAGCTTTTGAGATTGGGATGAAAAAGTATATTTTAACTCCGCTTTATGACCTTATCTCTGTAGGTATTTATAATGGAGATAGTTGGGACTTAGGTCTGGGCATGAAAACACCATATAAAAAACCAAAAAATTGGAAGCTGGATGAGTTTTATAAACTTGCTAAAATATTAAACATATCGCAATTACGATTCAAAAAAGAGGCAAGAGAGATAACAGAAATATTTATAAAAAAAATGCCCAAATATATAAAAATGCTAGAAGAGTTTGAGACACAACATCCACTGCCTATGCAAAAAACAAGAGCCAATAGTAATATAGACTTTTCAACAAGAGTCAAGAACATATTTCAAGAGAGAATAATTAGACTAAAAAAACTTGGAATTATAGAAGAGCTAGAGTTGGTTGAGGTAGCCGGTGGTTTATTGGCGGTGCAGAAATAA
- a CDS encoding arsenic transporter, protein MLVASIIFLITLLFVIWQPRGLQIGTTAVIGAVVALVAGVVSISDVWIVYDIIWDATLAFIGIIILSMVLDEIGFFEWAALKMAKLSNGSGHKMFFYSIILGAIVSALFANDGAALILTPILLAKMNILRLNTKTILAFLLAGGFISDSASLPFVFSNLTNIVTANYFNIGFAEFISNMILPYFVSVIATMAVLWVVLRKDIPQTVDIHLLKNPEDVIKSKALFNFSWFFLAILLAGYFIGDAYNIPVSVFALGGGIIFLAIASFAKTVEPKKIIKEAPWQVVWFSLGLYIVVYGLKNAGLTDYITEVLVYLNSQSEVVAVVGTGFLAAFLSAFMNNMPTIMVMDIALTDIANEAMIYANIVGCNLGPKMTPFGSLATLLWLHTLSKKGVNISFWSYSKFGLIVTPPVLLVVLLSLS, encoded by the coding sequence ATGCTAGTCGCTTCTATAATATTTCTTATAACCCTGCTATTTGTAATCTGGCAACCTCGTGGACTTCAGATTGGCACAACTGCTGTTATCGGCGCTGTTGTTGCACTCGTAGCTGGAGTTGTTAGCATTAGTGATGTTTGGATAGTTTATGACATTATTTGGGATGCTACTCTAGCTTTTATAGGGATTATAATTCTCTCAATGGTATTAGATGAGATAGGCTTTTTTGAGTGGGCTGCACTTAAGATGGCTAAACTCTCAAATGGTAGTGGACACAAGATGTTCTTCTACTCTATCATCCTTGGTGCGATTGTTTCAGCACTGTTTGCAAACGATGGTGCGGCACTTATTTTAACTCCTATTTTACTGGCTAAGATGAATATTTTAAGACTAAACACAAAAACGATCTTGGCCTTTTTACTTGCGGGCGGATTTATAAGTGATAGTGCATCTTTGCCTTTTGTATTTTCAAACCTGACAAATATCGTAACTGCTAACTACTTTAACATAGGGTTTGCCGAGTTTATCTCAAATATGATTCTTCCATACTTTGTAAGTGTTATCGCTACAATGGCAGTTTTATGGGTAGTTTTACGCAAGGATATTCCACAAACTGTGGATATTCATCTTCTTAAAAATCCTGAAGATGTTATAAAAAGTAAAGCACTGTTTAACTTCTCTTGGTTTTTCCTTGCAATACTGCTTGCGGGGTATTTCATAGGTGACGCATATAACATTCCGGTATCTGTTTTTGCTCTTGGCGGCGGCATAATATTTTTAGCAATTGCAAGTTTTGCAAAAACAGTAGAACCAAAGAAAATCATAAAAGAAGCACCTTGGCAGGTTGTTTGGTTTTCACTAGGTCTCTACATAGTTGTTTACGGACTTAAAAATGCAGGACTAACTGACTACATAACTGAAGTTTTAGTTTACCTCAACTCTCAAAGCGAAGTTGTTGCGGTTGTAGGAACTGGATTTTTAGCAGCATTTTTATCAGCGTTTATGAATAACATGCCCACTATTATGGTTATGGACATAGCACTGACTGACATAGCAAACGAAGCTATGATTTATGCTAATATAGTAGGATGTAACTTAGGACCTAAAATGACACCGTTTGGCTCACTAGCAACTCTGCTTTGGCTTCATACACTAAGCAAAAAAGGTGTAAATATCAGTTTCTGGTCATACTCAAAATTTGGGCTGATTGTCACTCCTCCTGTTCTTTTAGTGGTTTTGCTTTCACTTTCTTAG
- the rpsK gene encoding 30S ribosomal protein S11, with amino-acid sequence MAKRKAVRKKVVKKNIARGICHISASFNNTLVTITDDMGNMIAWSSAGSLGFKGSKKSTPFAAQAAVEDAVAKAQVHGIKELGIKVQGPGSGRETATKAVGGIEGIRVTFMKDVTALPHNGCRAPKRRRV; translated from the coding sequence ATGGCAAAAAGAAAAGCTGTTAGAAAAAAAGTAGTAAAGAAAAATATTGCACGTGGTATCTGCCACATCTCTGCATCATTTAACAATACGCTTGTAACTATTACAGATGATATGGGTAACATGATTGCTTGGAGTTCTGCTGGAAGTTTAGGCTTCAAAGGCAGTAAAAAATCTACTCCATTCGCGGCTCAAGCAGCTGTTGAAGATGCAGTAGCTAAAGCTCAAGTACATGGTATAAAAGAACTTGGTATTAAAGTTCAAGGTCCTGGTTCAGGTCGTGAAACAGCAACTAAAGCTGTAGGTGGAATCGAAGGTATACGCGTTACATTTATGAAAGATGTTACTGCATTACCACACAACGGTTGTCGCGCACCTAAGCGTCGTAGAGTTTAA
- a CDS encoding glucosaminidase domain-containing protein, which yields MKKNLQNLILISLLPLLIFFIYDAREPQELNADAAKTKIVKKKIAAKEQVIEQTDVKNKKELFLDLIVPAVDLVYDELDLQYKETINLLENNSSIEKILELKQIYKVTSDEELLMALKPHPKSIAISQAAMESAWITSRFYREANNLFGVWSFNKHEPRIAALEKRGDKKVWLKKYSTVVDSVRDYYITLARSSAFKEFRELKMKTDDPYKLVKELDEYSELGDKYPKQLSSMIKYNKFYLYDE from the coding sequence ATGAAAAAAAATTTGCAAAATCTTATACTAATATCTTTACTTCCTCTATTAATATTTTTTATTTATGATGCTAGAGAACCTCAAGAGTTGAATGCCGATGCAGCTAAAACAAAAATAGTTAAAAAAAAGATTGCTGCCAAAGAACAAGTAATTGAACAAACAGATGTTAAAAATAAAAAAGAGCTATTTCTAGACTTAATAGTACCTGCAGTGGACCTAGTCTATGACGAACTTGATTTACAATATAAAGAGACAATTAACCTGCTAGAAAATAACAGCTCAATAGAAAAAATTTTAGAGCTAAAACAGATATATAAGGTAACTAGTGATGAAGAGTTACTGATGGCTCTAAAACCGCACCCTAAAAGCATTGCCATAAGCCAGGCTGCAATGGAGAGTGCTTGGATTACATCAAGATTTTACAGAGAGGCCAATAATTTATTTGGCGTTTGGTCATTTAACAAACATGAGCCTAGAATTGCAGCACTAGAAAAAAGAGGCGATAAAAAGGTTTGGCTTAAAAAATACTCAACTGTTGTGGACTCGGTGAGGGACTACTACATAACATTAGCCCGCTCATCTGCTTTTAAAGAATTCAGAGAGTTAAAGATGAAAACCGACGACCCTTATAAGCTAGTCAAAGAACTTGATGAGTACTCAGAACTTGGTGACAAGTATCCGAAACAACTCTCTTCAATGATTAAATATAATAAATTTTACCTTTACGATGAATAA